In Setaria italica strain Yugu1 chromosome I, Setaria_italica_v2.0, whole genome shotgun sequence, the genomic window CCATCTCCATCTGCATAAGGGAtgttcccttcctcttcctcttcactTTCAGAAGAATCAAATTCTTCCTGCTCATCTTCTGCAACAACTCGTGCTTTCTTTGCTTTGCTTGATGAACTTTTATGGATTAATCTTCGCTTACCTCTCACACTACCACTCTGAGCATCATCTTCTAATTGTGGTGCTGGTGCATCAGGATCTACAATCCATTCATTTGTTGACTCATCATCAATGAATTTCGCAACCAAGGGGTCCCTATCCTTTTGAGAATACTTCCATTGCAGCCTCTTGTTGAACATGACGAAGACAAGAGCATTTAGTTTACGCTGACCCAATCTAGTTCTTTTCTTAGAATGCACCTACAAGAATATAATGTCCAAGCATTTCATATTATTGATGATACCCACAGTGCATAACAGGATGGATGTTTATAGTCCAAAGATGGAGAACTTACTCTCTCAAATGCGCTCCAAGTTCTTTCACATGCAGAAGAGCTACAAGTTAGACTTAAAATTCTGATAGCCATCTTCCTTAGATCCTTTGCACTACCTCCATGTACAGACCACCAGTTCGCTACAATAATAGGAAAGACCAGATTAACAAAGTtgaaaatattttcatttgatgagaaaaaaattaagaatGAATTATACAACTATACATACTAACCTGGGGAAATTGTTGGAATATTTCTTTGTCTTATAGCCATTGGTGTTCCAAAAGAACCTGTGGCTTCAGTGTACATAGTAAGCTGAGAAACAATATTATCTTGCATTGTTATATCATCACGGTACATTTGAGCTGCACATTGTACAACAGCTTCCATCAAGACTTCATCCTCCATTTCTTTCTTATTGTCATAGAAGAAACCTGGATTTAAGAAATACCCAGCTTTGTGCAATGGAGTCTTAAGCTTGCTGTCCCACCTTGCATCTATGATTCCCCAAATAGGACCATATTTTTTCTCATTTCCATTTAAGCGTACTGCAATATCTTGCTTTGCTTTGAGAATATCACCATAAATGTATCCCATTGCTGGAACATCACCATCTACTCTTCGAAGTACATATGCAAGTGGCTCAAAATAATTTATAACTTCTAGCATTTGTGACCAGAACTTGTTGTTCAGGACCAAGTCATGTGCATTCTGTCCTGAAATCTTTTTGGACCAAGAACTTTTATCCCACTCTTGTGATGCAAATAGCTGCTTCAATTCATTTCGTTTATCATAGAGACTTCTCAAGTTCAAGTAACTAGTGGCAAATCGAGTAGTACCAGCTCTAACTAAGTCAACTTTGGTATATTGACGCATAATGGCTAGCAATCTAGTATGTGCATAAAGTAAATTTGTGATAGCCTTGGCATCTCGAATAATATTATGAACCATAGATATCTTACTAATATCCTCTAGCATTAGATCAATAGAATGTGCAGCACATGCAGTCCAAAAGATGTGAGGATATTTCAATTTAAGCAACTTTGATGCAGCAATATTGTTTGAAGCATTATCAGTAACCACTTGCACAATTTTTTCGGGACCAATGTCATCAATACAAGAGCTTACCAAGCTGTAGATATACTTCCCATCATGAACCTCCATGGAAGCATCAATGGCTTCAAGAAAACACACACCTCTAGAACAGTGAGCAACCAAGTTCATTAGGCTTCTTCCACGCCGATCTGTCCAAGCATCTGTCATAATGGAGCATCCAGTTAAAGACCATTGCTCCTTTTGCACTTCCAAAAATTCATGGACCAGATTGACATGTTTGTTCAGTAAAGGGGTTCCAAGTTGGTAAGGAGAAGGTTTCTTCAATCCTGGGCCAAATTGACCAATCGCCTCTAGCATTAGATCAAAAGAATCAAGAAGAACTGTATTGTGCGGAATTGCTGCTTGGTAAAACCAATCTGCAATATATTCATGAGCCTTTTCCCTTTCTTTGACCTTATAATGTTGGCTCATCGTTGTCTGCAGATGCTTTCCTTTTGCACGAGCTTGCTCTGGCCGCATACAATAGCTGTCCATTGGTCCCTTAATTTTGGGCTGCTTAGGGACTAGAGCACTTGATGAACCTGCTTGATCTTcaatttctcctcctccttccattACAACACAATCCTCCTCGTCATTTTCATTGATATTAACTTGTTGCCTCATACGCAACTGGCAATCCAATTTTGCGCTCTTCTTTTCATCATGTGCATCCAACATTGCTTTGATTTTCTCCTTAACATTTTTAGGAACCTGTTTACAGGAAATACTCTGTCCTTTAACTCCAGCCAAGTGCTTCTTAAACCTTGTTATTCCACCGTTGAAGTAATTTTTGCAGTATTTGCATCCAACTTGATTTTTGGTTTCCTTTCCAGTTAGAGGTAAGGCATGCTCCCAAGCTGGATCTTTTTTTGATGTTGACTGGCTTGTATGTGCAGTTGACGCAGCGGATGACATTTTGCAATTCTGTATCAATGTTTGTAAATCAAAAAATGTTGCAAAGGTCAGTAAGAAAGTAATGGCAATGTGGCAGCAGAAAGTAAGAAATCTTGCACGGCAATTCTGTATCTTGCACGGTGACCTGACCTTCGTGAGTGATGACACTGACGGGCGGTCGGCGGAGTGACGGAGTCACGGCGGTGGGCCGGTGGCGCACGGGCACGGCCGCACGGGGCACGCGCGATGTGGCGCagtggcgccggcggtggacgGTGGTGGACTGGTGCCTGGGCCCTGGTGGCGCTGGGCGCTGGCGCACCGgcacggcggcacggcggcaccGCGGCCCGCGCATGGCGAGTCGGCGTCGACGATGTGGCGGGCCTGGGCGCCTGGCcctggcggcgcggcgcccgcggcggcggccttcgcccagtcgcccttCGCGgaatcgcggcggcggcgccgacgatgtggcggcggcggccggtgggccggtGGCGGCACGGGCGCACCGCGCACGGCGATGTGGGTCAGTGCCTCAGTGGGGGCGCGCGGCGGTCGCGATGGGCCGGGGccgacggcgtggcggcgcgcggcggtcaactcggtggcgggcgggcgggcggcgccggcggccagcaCAGGAACCATAGGTCCGTATACATTTTTATGTATAGATGTATTTAGTTAGGTAGTTAGTATTTGACGTACCCATACGCAGTAGATCATCTCCCATACAAAATAGAAGAAATGAGGCGGGATGGGTCTTCGGACCCACCCCCACCTGGCCTTTAGAGCGGACGGACCGCATGGCTATGCTTGCGACCCCGTTATGCAATTTGAGTTATGTTTTTACCTGCGATCCAACGGGTATAATCCAACCAACCATGAATCGAGATCACGATAATTTCAATAACCACTTCGGTCCTAATAACTAGATAGAGGTGTGCTAGCACCGTAGCCACGTAGCATTCACCATTCACATGTGACGGAGGTGTGCTATCAACGTACCCACGTAGACGTAGCATTCGCCACACATGTGACGGGAGGGGCCAGGGCCAGCTGGGTTGCCCTGGGTTTTATTTACCAGCTTCCATGACATCCCACATGCTCTATTATGGGCTCTTCTGCAAAGCTCAGCATTCGTACCAATGGAATTAATCCTCGACGCCTGGATTTTTGCCCTGCTCATCTCTGCAGGTCTCCCAGTCCAATCCACTATACAGACAGGCGACAAGGAACGCCGCGTAGGAtcatgagcagcagcagcaccgacGTTATATGACCGGGACCAGGTCCCGGTGGAAATGAAGATTTGGAGTCCGTTTCGAAAACAAAACAATGGAAATTTACCGCGTGCGTTGCATCGCATGCCACAGCACCTCATGGTTATGACATCGCTATTCACTATTAGCAATCCAACACACGCGGGCGGGCATGGCAGTAAACAAAACAGGTGCACAGAAACTATAGCCATTCAAATACGACCGATTTGTGTTTCGACATACCTTAGGATTACAGCAGATCTGACGGCGGACAAACGACTTCAGCTTCAGCNNNNNNNNNNNNNNNNNNNNNNNNNNNNNNNNNNNNNNNNNNNNNNNNNNNNNNNNNNNNNNNNNNNNNNNNNNNNNNNNNNNNNNNNNNNNNNNNNNNNAGGGGGAAAAAAAGCTTTGAGTTTCACCCCCCCTTCTTTGATTAAACTGGGTTTCCAAGATCTGGGGTGGGCACAGAGAAGTTCCCTACCCCCTTGGGGGGGGGCTCTTCGGGGGGGAGAGAAGGCCCCCCTTTTGAGACCCCAAaacccgcccccccccccccccccccccacccaaaATGTAACAAATGGAACATGCTTCTCCATACATACGCTGCTAGCTACACATATTCAACCCAAAACGAAGTTGCTGCGAAGGCGGCCAGACAACATGTAAAATCACCAGTAAGATTGGAGTGTGAGGGGCAAAGCAGATTTCTGTTTTCATCATGTGAAGTTGCTTACATTTCAGACTTTCTGCACTTCAGTAGTAGTAAGCTCCTTCGGCTTGCCACCTTTTACACAATCCACTTCCTGCAATGGAGTTTGTGGGGCATCAGAAAAGATGTAACTGTTATCCACCAAAATACCTATAGTCTTACTAACTATTTGACAAAATGGAGTTTAAGTATcagcatataaaaaaaatggcaAAGTAATTGTGCATAGGCACACTCCACCATCTGACTAGTTCCTAACACTTTTTAAGACACTGATACTCAACCAAGAGATAAGAAATATTCTACGACATTGCTGCGTCATATGCCGGTATGATAACAGGTAATAAAAAATGACACTTCCAACATCAAGTTCTAGGGATGGACAAAGAAGGGAACTGGCATACAACATCAGCTTAATTGCTGTTCAAGCAAATTTAGGTCAAAAGTTAGGTGGATACCATGAAACATAGATGGGCAACTTAGTGAGATCATCACCATCCCCTAGGTGAAAACTTAATCCCAGTGCAGAAGCCATATGAATGTGTATCCTCATTACCATGCTAATGCTATAGTGCTGAGATGGAGAAATAGCACCCACAATTTCTCTATATCTTGGCAAAGCCAGTGATTCTAGACAGTGTCATCTAACAAATCTGGATGCTCTTGTCATTTCAAACCTACGAAATAAGGGGCAAAAAAAATTTATGTCAAAAGAAGTAACTACCACTTAGTATTGTCAATCTATCATTTACCCATTGAAAGCAGTCCTGCTGGAGCCTAGTTTGTGTAACTAGTAGCTCAATAAATAACATAGCCCCAGCTACCATCCCATCTAGTCTAGGGGGGATAAAGTGAATTTAATCGCATACAGTTTCAGTTTGCAAAGTCAAATTATAATTTAAAATTCTCAAGAAAAAGGGCTAAAATTGTAACACATGTTTACAATCTGTACATTTTCCACATCACACTGCTCAGTCACAAATCTTTTCATTGAAAATTTTGGAGTTTGGGCCCGTGTTTAGTAGAAGAAACGCTTAAAGGGTAACAATGCTTCCAAGAATGCAAACATCATTGTACCAAAGATAACTTTGTGCCACCCACTCTATAGACATCAGGCTTGTTAAATGTTCATCATGTAATGCACTTATGTGTGTCGAGAGGCAATAATTAAATAAAGCAGACAGTGCACAAAAGTTAAAACCAGGTAACAACTTTTTGAAAGCTTCAAAGTGTTGTACTCTAGACAATATGACGATTCTAGTGCATATTTTCTAGTCCAACATGATTTCCCATCATTCTCATAGTTGCTAAATAAAGGGTGATTAGGCATCTATTCTTGCCTTGTGTTTTAGGCCTATCTTTGGTTCAACCTTTACAGGTATATTGCAAGATGGGGATTGACTAGAGCTTCGCTGAACAAGCACCACTAACACAACCATCTAAACACCCTTTGCATATATTCTCCAACACAAAAGCCTTTTTGGGCCCAAACAACACCTAACACCCACACAAGACACTCTAAGCATCTATCACACCGAGAGAAGACACATATCCTCACTTTCATGAAGGTAAAGGTCGTAGGGACAGCTCCAAGTCTAGCACCTGCACATAGAGCTCACGAGGCTATCTACTGAAAAGGCCACAACATACCATCTTACCAACCAACATCGACCTTCACACAAACATCAAATGCTCCATCCAGCTTCAGATATCGTCGGAAAACAGTATCTCAACACAGTTACAGATCCAGATCAGAGTACCAATTTTCGCAAATCAAACAAACGAAACGAATCGACACGGATCGAACGCAATTTCAACCGAAATTAAACGGGAAATGCACCATGCTGCTGCAGAGGAGAAATGGAAGAGCACTCACCTTGCCGGTAGCCTCGTAGTAGTCGTTGAGCGCCCACTGGTACTTGGACTGATCCAACCCGAACCAGTTCGCCACGTACTCGTCAAGGCTCGCGTGCGCTGCAACCACAGCAGCGAGAGAATCCGAGCATGAGAACCCCCAAAACTcccgagaaaaaaaagaaatccatcAAAATCACGAAATGCGGTTCACTCACCTTCCTGGACGCGCGCGACAGCGTCCCAGAAGAAGCCGAAGGCCGATCCGTCGTGCTTGCCTCCCGCGGACGCCTTCTCGTACTGCGGTGGAGGCAcctgcaccggcggcggcgcgaccttCACGGGagccggaggcgggggcggggtgAACACCAccgcgggcgccgcggccgggatCGCGGGCTTCCGCggcgagggggaggaggagggcgagggggCCGCCCTCTGCGGGGTCGGGGTGGAGAAATCCGAGTGCGGGGActcgggcggcggggtgcgcgACGCGCCCCGCGGCGTGCTCGCGGGAGACGGCGGCGTGATGAAGACGGTGAGGTTCCCGGCCCTCCCGatcatgggcggcggcggcggcgacggcgaggacgaggacCCCATCGCCTGAGCTCGAGCGGGAGCTTAGGGTTGGGGCAGGCTGTGGCGGCGCTGCGGAGCGCGGCGTCTAGTGGCCTGGGGAGGAGAGCGGGAGTGGGGGGCAGAGAGGGGCGCTCGTGGGAAAAGCCCCAGACGCCATTGCAGACAAGGCTGGGGAGCTTTTGTTCGCTTCCTAAATTTCCCATTTTTTAAATCTTTTTCCGCAATTGAATAACGTGACTTTTGGCGCTGGCCACGGGTGGTCCGTGCACCGCGCCTTACAAGGCAACCAGGAATCCCGTCCGGTGGGTCCcgaagtcagtggaagaaaaagtTAGTGGGCCCAGCGTGGTGCGCGAGAGACCCGGTGCAGGTGCACAAGATTTTTCGCTTGGTCCCTTCTCTTTTTTGTCCCTGAAATAATGTGCCTTTTCGCGTTGCTTCTGCGCTTGCCTGCACCGCGTCTACGGATGCCTTCTTACGGGAGCGTCAGATGGGGCCCGCGCGGTAGAGGCGAAGTTGTGGCGGGCCCAGATGTGGTGTGGGAAGACCGGGTGTACGGGAAGGTGGGGAACGGTAAAGGGGCTTTGTCCTTGGATCCCACTTTGCGCGCAAGAGTCGATCTACTGTTGGGGAGGGCGTGGGGGAAGCGAGGTTACGGTTCTGCCCCTGGGGTTTGGGTGGATTAGCAGTGTCATGACACTGTAGTGTAGTGGATGCTGTGGGCTGTGGTCtccattttcctttttccgTGAAGTGCTGGCATGCTGCCTTTTTTTAAGGGATGATTAATCGCTCGTTAAATATCAGGTAATCGCTCATTTTATAGGGGAAGAAGTTCACGTTACACCCTTAAACAATGCTCGAAGTCCAAATATCAACCCCATCTATTAAACCGTTTACTACGCACCCGATCTCTTTAAATCAGACATCAGACCCCCTCAGAGTCCGTACCAGTCTGGTTTTCTAGTTCCAGGTTAGCGAGGGGCTAGccccatctctctccctctctccatcGGTGACTCCCCCCTCAAAGCGAGGCCAGCGCCACCGGCGAGGAAGATGGCGACTAGGCATGCGTTTGGTTTTGGAAcgatgtgggttgggttggagtcaacccacttttgtgggttggagccgacccattCCGTTTTTGGATGAGTGGGTTGGAGCCGATccaatcttttgtttggttgaagaggTTGAGACGGTTGGATGGATGTCCTTTTAATACCGTTAGTTGTGAACCCCATCTGTCAGCTGCGGGGCCCACCTATCAGCCTCTCTTttttccctcccttcctcttctaccttcttcctcctccccgcacGGCATCCTCTACTGCTCCTCCCGCGCGCCATGCCGCCGGCCTCCCCTGCACCCCCTACCTCGCCGCGGGCGGCCCCTGCCTCGCCGTCCCCGCGCCCCCGGGGCCTGCCTCACCTCCACCGGCCCTgcctcgccgcccccgcgcccccCGGGCCCtgcctcgccgccaccggccccaGCCGCGGCCGGCCCCTctctcgccgccacctcccgcgccAACCTCCCGCCACCTCCTCGCGCCGGCAAGCCCCGCGTGCCCCCGGCTCCTTCCCAGCCGCCGGCAAGCCCCACCAGCCGCCTCCCGGCGCCGACTCTACCCCCGCCCCCGACTCCTCCCTGGCGGGGCGGAGCTCCCTAGCCACCCCACCCCTGCCCGTCTCCCACTCTCCACGAACGGCTGGATTGGATCCCGCATCCAGCGGGAATATTCCCCTCGCTGGGTTGGATCCAACCCACTCGATTTTAACCAAACGTGGGACGAAGTGGGTTgactccaacccaacccacttcgacccaGAATCAAACCCACGACATCGGTGGTGAGGGGATTGCTTTGTCCCCTATTTCGTACTGGGAGCGTCATGGCCATGAGGcagatggcggaagcggacagCCATAAAACCACCGCTTGTCCAGTTGCCATACAGCTTGTCGGTCATGCCTCATGCGCGTCGCGCGAGCCACCAGGTCGAGGACGCCGTGGGAGCGAACGACCGGGAGCTGCTCTGCGCTTCTTGGTGTGACGAACAGCTGACTCGTCGCTGTGGTCGGATTGGGGGCGGCAATGGGCGAAATTGTTTGGAATTCGACCTGGCTGTACAAAGGTTCCTGCAGGAGAAACAAAACGCAAGCTGCCAGGAGAAACAAACGATTTGACACAAAAAAGCATACGATCAAAACCTGCAGTACAAGCGCAGCTGCATGAAAGCGTGAAAAAATCAAGTAATTCGTGGCAAAGAACCACGGAAATTGGTTGGATCTTGCTCACATCCTCCTGGTCATCGTCGAGTGGGTCATACAGGGGCGCACCGCGACTGCCTGAGCGTGCGCAGCGCGCTAACAGGAGAGCGGCAGCAGGGGCAGCCGGCCTGCACTGGGATTTAGCGCCGCGGACCCCTCGAGCGGATGGGGAGCACCGCCAAGAGCGGGCGCCACCAACGGGAGAGAGATGCTGCCAGGACTTCGCGCATTGGGGAGCAGTtatttccgccgccgccatggcagccTCAAGCTGTTGCGCCATGGATGACAGCAAGGATAAAACCGGACTGGTAAAGGGGTTGTCATACCTTGCTCCGCACGTCATGGTTGGACGGAGCTCACTTGTCCGTACCATATGAGAGAAGCGAATGTATTGACAGGGTCAAGTGGAGGTTATCCTACATTCTTGCCGTAGAAGGCTGGAAGCTCATTCTTTTTTACTAGCCACTAGTGCCCGCGCTT contains:
- the LOC101757865 gene encoding leucine-rich repeat extensin-like protein 3: MGSSSSPSPPPPPMIGRAGNLTVFITPPSPASTPRGASRTPPPESPHSDFSTPTPQRAAPSPSSSPSPRKPAIPAAAPAVVFTPPPPPAPVKVAPPPVQVPPPQYEKASAGGKHDGSAFGFFWDAVARVQEAHASLDEYVANWFGLDQSKYQWALNDYYEATGKEVDCVKGGKPKELTTTEVQKV
- the LOC101774910 gene encoding uncharacterized protein LOC101774910; its protein translation is MRGPRCRRAAVPVRQRPAPPGPRHQSTTVHRRRHCATSRVPRAAVPVRHRPTAVTPSLRRPPVSVITHEGQNCKMSSAASTAHTSQSTSKKDPAWEHALPLTGKETKNQVGCKYCKNYFNGGITRFKKHLAGVKGQSISCKQVPKNVKEKIKAMLDAHDEKKSAKLDCQLRMRQQVNINENDEEDCVVMEGGGEIEDQAGSSSALVPKQPKIKGPMDSYCMRPEQARAKGKHLQTTMSQHYKVKEREKAHEYIADWFYQAAIPHNTVLLDSFDLMLEAIGQFGPGLKKPSPYQLGTPLLNKHVNLVHEFLEVQKEQWSLTGCSIMTDAWTDRRGRSLMNLVAHCSRGVCFLEAIDASMEVHDGKYIYSLVSSCIDDIGPEKIVQVVTDNASNNIAASKLLKLKYPHIFWTACAAHSIDLMLEDISKISMVHNIIRDAKAITNLLYAHTRLLAIMRQYTKVDLVRAGTTRFATSYLNLRSLYDKRNELKQLFASQEWDKSSWSKKISGQNAHDLVLNNKFWSQMLEVINYFEPLAYVLRRVDGDVPAMGYIYGDILKAKQDIAVRLNGNEKKYGPIWGIIDARWDSKLKTPLHKAGYFLNPGFFYDNKKEMEDEVLMEAVVQCAAQMYRDDITMQDNIVSQLTMYTEATGSFGTPMAIRQRNIPTISPANWWSVHGGSAKDLRKMAIRILSLTCSSSACERTWSAFERVHSKKRTRLGQRKLNALVFVMFNKRLQWKYSQKDRDPLVAKFIDDESTNEWIVDPDAPAPQLEDDAQSGSVRGKRRLIHKSSSSKAKKARVVAEDEQEEFDSSESEEEEEGNIPYADGDGSNDHEADDVASDNE